The Tepidisphaeraceae bacterium genome contains a region encoding:
- a CDS encoding response regulator, which translates to MSTILVVEDQIEARKPLMKLLKLEGYEVAGAANAWEALAAARHHRPDLVLLDVMIPQLDGLTFLMLFREERKFRDVPVVMLTGVSDEHTMQRAQELGVKDYLLKAAFSPEHLLGVVHRNLEAPTSSAS; encoded by the coding sequence ATGTCAACGATTCTTGTGGTAGAAGATCAGATTGAAGCGCGCAAGCCACTCATGAAGCTGTTAAAGCTCGAGGGGTACGAGGTCGCCGGTGCTGCCAACGCCTGGGAGGCACTTGCCGCTGCGCGTCACCATCGGCCGGACCTGGTGCTGCTGGACGTCATGATCCCGCAGCTCGACGGGCTGACGTTCCTGATGCTGTTCCGAGAGGAACGCAAATTCCGCGACGTGCCGGTCGTCATGCTCACGGGCGTGTCCGACGAACACACCATGCAGCGGGCACAAGAATTGGGCGTGAAGGACTACCTGCTGAAGGCCGCATTCTCGCCGGAGCACCTGCTGGGCGTCGTCCATCGTAACCTCGAAGCTCCCACGTCGTCAGCCTCCTAA
- a CDS encoding TolC family protein, which produces MAQAANVGSNSARTNLPVHRLLPSIALLVGGAGLTGCAVDQEKEVSIYRDVISAPTTRPIHEQGKPLTLVRALQLANSNNEQLSISGEDYLQSLIDKDRAAAAFFPTISLAPTYFFQDKVSGAGGSTIVTGGGTGGGSGTIVVSGGSGQRNERFDVPVTGSWNLFNSFRDVANRRRANATAEQQRDLLLDLQAALLLDVARVYYEVLRSEQSVRVLENALKVQEERLRDTTGRQRAGLARPLDVAQSQAQASQTRVQLLQARADVINGRSTLAFLIDAPVHSVALPDGFDPSIDLPALEAVLRSALAARRDFSAAQAAVRAARQEVAGAFNQYYPSLNLNVNYFLTRDSTPTDSDWNGLLSLDIPIFTAGLIHADVRTAWSRYRQAVFSENQLRRLIDSDVRIAMENLTSTLARLAELRVQATAAREALRQADESYRAGLATNLERLTAQDQVLSAELQLASAEYERKFLYLSLLRQSGQLHLPENQIVSLNVDPVPAQSNPAPAQR; this is translated from the coding sequence ATGGCACAGGCCGCTAACGTTGGATCGAACTCTGCTCGAACGAACCTGCCGGTGCACCGGCTGCTGCCATCGATTGCGCTGCTGGTGGGAGGGGCCGGTCTCACCGGTTGCGCGGTCGACCAGGAGAAGGAAGTCTCGATCTACCGCGACGTGATCAGCGCGCCGACGACGCGTCCGATTCACGAGCAGGGCAAGCCGTTGACGCTCGTGCGGGCGCTGCAGCTGGCCAATTCCAACAACGAACAGCTCTCCATCAGTGGTGAGGACTACCTGCAGTCCCTGATCGATAAGGACCGCGCCGCGGCGGCGTTCTTCCCGACGATCTCGCTGGCGCCAACCTACTTTTTCCAAGACAAGGTCAGTGGTGCCGGTGGCAGCACCATCGTGACCGGTGGCGGCACGGGTGGTGGGAGCGGCACGATCGTCGTCTCCGGGGGCAGCGGCCAGCGGAACGAGCGGTTTGACGTGCCGGTCACCGGCAGTTGGAACCTGTTCAACAGCTTCCGCGACGTCGCAAACCGCCGACGGGCCAACGCGACGGCCGAGCAGCAACGCGACCTGTTGCTGGACCTGCAGGCGGCGCTGCTGCTGGACGTGGCCCGCGTGTACTACGAGGTGTTGCGCAGCGAGCAGTCGGTGCGCGTACTGGAGAATGCGCTGAAGGTGCAGGAAGAGCGCCTGCGCGACACCACAGGCCGTCAGCGTGCGGGGCTCGCCCGGCCGTTGGACGTGGCGCAGTCGCAAGCGCAGGCATCGCAGACGCGGGTGCAGCTACTTCAGGCGCGTGCCGACGTGATCAACGGCCGCAGCACGCTGGCGTTCCTGATCGATGCACCGGTGCATTCGGTGGCGCTGCCGGACGGTTTCGACCCATCGATCGATTTGCCCGCTTTGGAAGCCGTGCTGCGCAGCGCGCTGGCCGCACGTCGCGATTTCTCGGCCGCTCAGGCCGCGGTTCGGGCGGCGCGGCAGGAGGTTGCCGGGGCGTTCAACCAGTACTACCCGTCGCTCAACCTCAACGTGAACTACTTCCTGACCCGCGACAGCACGCCCACCGACAGCGACTGGAACGGCCTGCTCAGCCTGGATATCCCCATCTTCACCGCCGGCCTCATTCATGCCGACGTGCGCACCGCGTGGAGCCGGTATCGCCAGGCGGTATTCAGCGAGAACCAACTCCGCCGCCTGATCGACAGCGACGTGCGCATCGCGATGGAGAACCTCACGTCGACGTTGGCCCGTTTAGCCGAATTGCGCGTCCAAGCCACCGCAGCCCGGGAAGCGCTGCGCCAAGCGGACGAGTCGTACCGTGCGGGCCTTGCCACCAACCTGGAACGTCTGACCGCACAGGATCAGGTGTTGTCCGCAGAGCTGCAACTGGCTAGTGCTGAATACGAACGCAAGTTCCTCTACCTCAGCCTGTTGCGACAGTCGGGCCAACTGCATCTGCCCGAGAACCAGATCGTGTCGCTTAATGTCGACCCCGTGCCTGCGCAATCGAATCCGGCACCGGCGCAGCGCTGA
- a CDS encoding TetR/AcrR family transcriptional regulator, which translates to MRLRDDNKRKHITAVAAELFASEPFHKVRLDDVAAAAGVGKGTLYVYFDSKEDLYFSIIYDGFAEMVARLRGPLSDSGSGAMVRIETLVNELARFAYQHPPMFELMRNQGVCKAETDWDEKRHELATLIEQVIRDGNAKGEFCDAQPQLTAAYIPSFVRSAMLFGPKELTQQGVVDHIMSLLRGGICQRNP; encoded by the coding sequence ATGCGACTGCGGGACGACAACAAGCGAAAACACATCACCGCCGTCGCGGCCGAGCTGTTCGCCAGCGAGCCCTTCCACAAGGTGCGCCTGGACGACGTCGCCGCCGCCGCCGGTGTGGGCAAGGGGACGCTCTACGTTTACTTCGACAGCAAAGAAGACCTCTACTTCTCGATCATCTACGATGGCTTTGCCGAGATGGTCGCGCGGTTGCGCGGGCCGCTCTCTGACAGTGGAAGCGGCGCCATGGTGCGCATCGAGACGCTCGTGAATGAGTTGGCCCGCTTCGCGTACCAGCATCCACCGATGTTCGAGCTCATGCGTAACCAAGGCGTCTGCAAGGCTGAAACCGACTGGGACGAGAAGCGCCACGAGCTGGCGACGCTGATCGAACAGGTCATTCGCGACGGCAACGCGAAAGGGGAGTTCTGCGACGCGCAGCCGCAACTGACGGCGGCGTACATCCCCAGCTTCGTGCGGTCGGCGATGCTGTTTGGACCAAAGGAACTCACACAGCAGGGTGTCGTCGACCACATCATGTCGCTGCTTCGCGGTGGCATCTGCCAGAGGAACCCATAA
- a CDS encoding efflux RND transporter periplasmic adaptor subunit has product MFDHQPRSTFARLSGAARAVGVATATLSLALIIGCEEPEARGGPKKAEPIPVKVAKAEARTVTRNVEITGTLWGDQDVTISAKVPGRIADIFKDVGDRVTADEPLVQIDKTDYELEQRSKQMAVNELLARLGLEKMPPRDFNPVDVPTVRRAKLQAANAEARYNRGKQLHDQAQPLISDQDFADLRTAFDVAQSGYDVELLTARALVSEAYSRQAELAIATQRLTDTTLRAPVVAVPRSAHVQATTNPANVSFGVANRMVSVGEYVQAGTPLYRLIADDPIKLRASVPERFVGQIKPGQAVTMHVEAYPKQFTGTLSRINPQIDPANRTFQIEALFHNPDRQLQPGAFARGAIATHEQEGVIFVPRDAVTTFAGASKVFSVADGKAKEHRIQTAPGNEGAFVELTSGLTEPLEVIVGGVGRLANDMPVTVAPATQPAQ; this is encoded by the coding sequence ATGTTCGACCATCAGCCTCGTTCCACTTTCGCCCGCTTGTCCGGCGCTGCCCGTGCCGTCGGTGTGGCGACCGCGACGCTCAGCCTCGCGCTCATTATAGGATGCGAAGAACCCGAGGCGCGGGGTGGACCGAAAAAGGCCGAGCCGATCCCGGTGAAGGTCGCCAAGGCTGAGGCCCGCACGGTAACGCGGAACGTCGAGATCACCGGCACGCTCTGGGGCGATCAGGACGTGACGATCAGCGCCAAGGTGCCCGGCCGCATCGCCGACATCTTCAAGGACGTCGGTGATCGCGTCACCGCCGACGAGCCGCTCGTGCAGATCGACAAGACCGACTACGAACTGGAACAGCGATCGAAGCAGATGGCCGTCAACGAGTTGCTGGCGCGGCTGGGGCTCGAAAAGATGCCCCCCCGCGACTTCAACCCCGTCGACGTGCCCACCGTGCGGCGAGCGAAGCTGCAAGCGGCGAACGCTGAGGCCCGCTATAACCGTGGCAAGCAACTGCACGATCAGGCGCAACCGCTCATCAGCGATCAGGACTTCGCCGACCTGCGCACCGCGTTCGACGTGGCGCAGAGCGGCTACGACGTGGAACTGCTGACGGCCCGCGCCCTGGTGAGCGAGGCGTACTCGCGGCAAGCCGAATTGGCGATCGCGACCCAGCGACTGACCGACACGACGCTCCGAGCGCCGGTGGTGGCCGTGCCGCGCTCGGCGCATGTACAGGCGACGACGAACCCGGCGAACGTGTCGTTCGGCGTGGCGAATCGGATGGTTTCGGTGGGTGAATACGTGCAGGCCGGCACGCCGCTGTACCGGTTGATCGCCGACGATCCGATCAAGCTGCGCGCCAGCGTGCCCGAGCGCTTCGTCGGTCAGATCAAGCCCGGCCAAGCGGTCACAATGCACGTCGAGGCTTACCCCAAGCAATTCACCGGCACGCTCTCGCGAATCAACCCGCAGATCGACCCGGCCAACCGCACGTTCCAGATCGAGGCATTGTTCCACAACCCCGACCGTCAACTGCAACCCGGCGCGTTCGCCCGTGGCGCGATCGCGACGCACGAGCAAGAAGGCGTGATCTTCGTCCCGCGCGACGCCGTCACTACCTTCGCCGGCGCCAGCAAGGTCTTTTCCGTCGCGGACGGTAAAGCCAAAGAACATCGCATACAAACCGCGCCTGGCAACGAGGGCGCGTTCGTCGAGCTGACGTCCGGCCTCACCGAACCGCTGGAAGTGATCGTTGGCGGCGTTGGCCGACTGGCCAACGACATGCCGGTGACGGTCGCGCCGGCAACCCAGCCGGCGCAGTAA
- the asnB gene encoding asparagine synthase (glutamine-hydrolyzing) produces MCGIAGIIAWDERYRTSRHTLARMSDAIAHRGPDGERLWFNDEASEISLDTPQVAFAFRRLAVIDPDPRSMQPFTIDFKTMIFNGEIYNYRELREELTSARPDYEWRTNGDAEVLLVAYDTWKDGFIKKLNGMFALAIWDEDQQSLLLARDRMGQKPLYWTASNAGTATVVAFASELGALRRLPWFDATLSRPSLEHYLRYGYMEGSAGHTIFTSTAILPPATMAKWQYGRQVWKKEYYDPNLRSSDASPAKTVDRTRELVAAAVRRQLVSDAPLGVFLSGGIDSAVIAACAQADAPTQTFSIGFENKQYDETPYAREIAAHLGTTHHEFMVKPDAVNDLPMLATVFGEPFADSSALPTHYLARETRQLVTVALSGDGGDELFGGYARYRAMKYDSTVRRLPRWVRRHLATRGAEMVASAHPKSRKSKIARFLQTIDQDAGKRYASYHRLFDPHMIADLFREHAVDMHYVDYIAGSLDAWMGDRDAVQAALALDRISYLPNDLLTKVDRATMLHALEVRSPFLDPDLVTFAAGLETQELIGGGPKRMLREAFGKFLPGWVFTRQKQGFALPIADWFRNDAAAKAMLNDCLFASDSFASTYFNGNVVRYLVEEHASGRANHAARLYALLMLELWWRQQ; encoded by the coding sequence ATGTGTGGAATTGCAGGCATCATCGCGTGGGATGAACGATATCGGACCTCGCGCCATACGCTGGCGCGGATGAGCGACGCCATTGCCCATCGCGGGCCAGATGGCGAGCGGCTCTGGTTCAACGACGAGGCGTCGGAGATCTCCCTCGACACGCCCCAGGTCGCGTTCGCCTTCCGCAGGCTCGCGGTCATCGACCCCGATCCGCGGTCGATGCAACCGTTCACGATCGACTTCAAGACGATGATCTTCAACGGTGAGATCTACAACTACCGCGAGCTGCGCGAGGAGCTGACCAGCGCCCGCCCCGACTACGAGTGGCGCACCAACGGCGACGCCGAGGTGCTGCTGGTCGCCTACGACACGTGGAAGGACGGCTTCATCAAGAAGCTGAACGGCATGTTCGCGCTGGCGATCTGGGACGAAGACCAGCAGTCGCTGTTGCTCGCCCGCGACCGCATGGGGCAAAAGCCGTTGTACTGGACGGCGTCCAACGCGGGCACGGCGACCGTGGTCGCGTTCGCATCTGAACTTGGGGCGCTGCGCCGGTTGCCCTGGTTCGATGCCACGCTGAGCCGGCCATCGCTCGAGCACTACTTGCGCTACGGATACATGGAAGGGTCGGCCGGTCACACGATTTTCACTTCCACCGCGATTCTGCCGCCGGCCACCATGGCCAAGTGGCAGTACGGCCGGCAGGTATGGAAGAAGGAATACTACGACCCGAACCTGCGCTCGAGCGACGCCAGCCCCGCCAAGACCGTCGACCGGACGCGAGAACTGGTGGCGGCAGCCGTCCGGCGGCAGTTGGTCAGCGATGCGCCGCTGGGCGTGTTCCTGTCGGGTGGGATCGACTCAGCCGTCATCGCCGCCTGCGCCCAGGCCGACGCGCCGACGCAGACGTTCTCCATCGGCTTCGAAAACAAGCAGTACGACGAGACCCCCTACGCCCGCGAGATCGCGGCCCACCTGGGCACCACGCACCACGAGTTCATGGTAAAGCCCGACGCCGTCAACGACCTACCCATGCTGGCGACGGTGTTCGGCGAGCCCTTCGCGGACTCATCCGCGCTGCCCACGCATTACCTGGCGCGCGAGACGCGCCAGCTGGTGACCGTCGCGCTCAGTGGTGATGGTGGCGATGAACTGTTCGGCGGATACGCGCGGTACCGCGCCATGAAGTACGACTCGACCGTGCGCAGACTGCCCCGCTGGGTGCGGCGGCACCTGGCGACGCGCGGCGCTGAGATGGTGGCGTCGGCACACCCGAAGTCGCGCAAGTCGAAGATTGCGCGCTTCCTGCAGACGATCGACCAGGACGCCGGCAAACGATACGCCAGTTACCACCGCCTGTTCGACCCGCACATGATCGCAGACCTGTTCCGCGAGCACGCCGTCGACATGCACTACGTCGACTACATCGCCGGCTCACTGGACGCCTGGATGGGCGACCGCGACGCCGTGCAGGCGGCGCTGGCGCTGGACCGCATTTCGTACCTGCCGAACGATCTGCTGACGAAGGTCGATCGCGCCACGATGCTGCACGCCTTGGAAGTGCGCAGCCCGTTCCTCGACCCCGACCTCGTCACCTTCGCTGCTGGATTGGAGACGCAGGAACTGATCGGTGGCGGCCCGAAGCGCATGCTGCGCGAGGCCTTCGGCAAGTTCCTGCCCGGCTGGGTCTTCACCCGCCAAAAGCAGGGCTTCGCCTTGCCGATTGCCGACTGGTTCCGCAACGACGCGGCCGCCAAGGCGATGCTGAACGACTGCCTATTCGCCTCCGACTCGTTCGCCAGCACGTACTTCAACGGGAACGTGGTGCGGTACTTAGTTGAAGAACACGCGTCAGGCCGGGCCAATCATGCGGCTCGGTTGTATGCGCTGTTGATGCTGGAACTGTGGTGGCGTCAGCAGTAA
- a CDS encoding transposase yields the protein MKELLPDVVWEDVRTLLPSHAAHPKGGRGWCDDRQCLRGIPFVKQTGIPWQYLPAEAFGVSGSTCWRRLRDWTAAGVWPALHRRALDRLAAVGAVDHSLGIVDAANVRAVFGGRTPGPTRSTAASVGASVT from the coding sequence ATGAAGGAGCTGTTGCCCGACGTGGTGTGGGAGGACGTGCGGACGCTGTTGCCGTCCCACGCGGCGCACCCCAAGGGGGGGCGCGGCTGGTGCGACGACCGCCAGTGCCTGCGTGGCATCCCGTTCGTCAAGCAGACCGGCATCCCCTGGCAGTACCTGCCAGCCGAGGCGTTCGGCGTCAGCGGCAGTACCTGCTGGCGACGCCTGCGCGACTGGACGGCCGCGGGCGTCTGGCCCGCGCTGCACCGCCGGGCGCTGGACCGCCTGGCGGCGGTCGGCGCGGTCGACCACAGCCTTGGCATCGTCGACGCCGCCAACGTGCGGGCCGTTTTTGGGGGGCGCACACCGGGCCCAACGCGGTCGACCGCGGCAAGCGTGGGTGCAAGCGTCACCTGA